A portion of the Symphalangus syndactylus isolate Jambi chromosome 13, NHGRI_mSymSyn1-v2.1_pri, whole genome shotgun sequence genome contains these proteins:
- the LAIR1 gene encoding leukocyte-associated immunoglobulin-like receptor 1 isoform X3: MSPHPTALLGLVLCLAQTIHTREGALPRPSISAEPSTVIPLGSHVTFVCRGPAGVQTFRLEREDRAKYKDSYNVFQLGPSESEAGFHVDSVSEDSAGRYFCLYLKSSRWSEHSDILELQVKETSGDTDSPDTELGSSAGTVPGTEVSGFDAP, encoded by the exons ATGTCTCCCCACCCCACCGCCCTCCTGGGCCTAG TGCTCTGCCTGGCCCAGACGATCCACACGCGGGAGG GGGCCCTGCCCAGACCCTCCATCTCGGCTGAGCCAAGCACTGTGATCCCCCTGGGGAGCCATGTGACTTTCGTGTGCCGGGGCCCGGCTGGGGTTCAGACATTCCGCCTGGAGAGGGAGGATAGAGCCAAGTATAAAGATAGTTATAATGTGTTTCAACTTGGTCCATCTGAGTCAGAGGCCGGATTCCACGTTGACTCAGTAAGTGAAGACAGTGCTGGGCGTTATTTCTGCCTCTATCTTAAGTCCTCCAGATGGTCTGAGCACAGTGACATCCTGGAGCTGCAGGTGAAAG AAACCTCTGGAGATACGGACTCCCCCGACACAGAGCTCGGCTCCTCAGCTG GGACTGTGCCGGGCACTGAAGTCTCTGGGTTTGATGCACCATGA
- the LAIR1 gene encoding leukocyte-associated immunoglobulin-like receptor 1 isoform X4 — translation MSPHPTALLGLVLCLAQTIHTREGALPRPSISAEPSTVIPLGSHVTFVCRGPAGVQTFRLEREDRAKYKDSYNVFQLGPSESEAGFHVDSVSEDSAGRYFCLYLKSSRWSEHSDILELQVKGTVPGTEVSGFDAP, via the exons ATGTCTCCCCACCCCACCGCCCTCCTGGGCCTAG TGCTCTGCCTGGCCCAGACGATCCACACGCGGGAGG GGGCCCTGCCCAGACCCTCCATCTCGGCTGAGCCAAGCACTGTGATCCCCCTGGGGAGCCATGTGACTTTCGTGTGCCGGGGCCCGGCTGGGGTTCAGACATTCCGCCTGGAGAGGGAGGATAGAGCCAAGTATAAAGATAGTTATAATGTGTTTCAACTTGGTCCATCTGAGTCAGAGGCCGGATTCCACGTTGACTCAGTAAGTGAAGACAGTGCTGGGCGTTATTTCTGCCTCTATCTTAAGTCCTCCAGATGGTCTGAGCACAGTGACATCCTGGAGCTGCAGGTGAAAG GGACTGTGCCGGGCACTGAAGTCTCTGGGTTTGATGCACCATGA